Proteins from a single region of Neodiprion virginianus isolate iyNeoVirg1 chromosome 4, iyNeoVirg1.1, whole genome shotgun sequence:
- the LOC124304144 gene encoding pupal cuticle protein C1B-like, protein MALKYFFFAACIAAVNAGLAITSTSDNTYRSHGNLAQISTQSKSIETPYSSSSKSDIRVSNPAVYASPAHFGHYASAAPSVHHYSSGPAIQHYSAPAVQHYSPAPVVEHYAHAPAAHNSPVYTSAPGPVIAKAAYHVPVPAIHYAQPTPVAQSVYAHAEPAHYAHAEPAHYAHAAPAHYAHAAPAHYAHGGQVAGHQVGVAYSPANAVAHLSYSNANDHVNYAW, encoded by the exons ATGGCACTAAAG TACTTCTTCTTTGCCGCGTGTATCGCAGCCGTGAATGCTGGACTGGCTATAACATCCACATCCGACAACACGTACCGAAGCCACGGAAATCTTGCCCAGATCTCCACGCAATCCAAGTCCATCGAGACTCCGTACTCCAGCTCCAGCAAGAGCGACATCCGCGTGTCTAACCCAGCCGTCTATGCCAGCCCAGCGCACTTTGGCCACTATGCGTCCGCAGCACCGAGTGTTCACCATTATTCTTCCGGCCCAGCCATCCAGCATTATTCCGCTCCAGCGGTCCAGCACTATTCTCCAGCTCCAGTAGTTGAGCACTACGCTCATGCACCAGCTGCTCACAACAGTCCCGTTTACACCTCGGCACCTGGTCCAGTCATTGCCAAGGCGGCATACCATGTCCCAGTACCAGCCATCCACTATGCTCAACCTACCCCCGTTGCTCAATCCGTGTACGCTCACGCTGAACCAGCTCATTATGCCCACGCTGAACCTGCTCACTATGCCCATGCTGCTCCAGCTCATTATGCCCATGCTGCCCCTGCTCACTATGCCCATGGGGGCCAGGTAGCCGGGCATCAAGTTGGGGTGGCTTATTCTCCGGCGAATGCAGTCGCTCATTTGAGCTACAGCAACGCCAACGATCACGTCAACTACGCCTGGTAA
- the LOC124304142 gene encoding uncharacterized protein LOC124304142 has protein sequence MAFKFVVLACALAVVNCSYIHNPMGHGYGASTTQYGTQEVHYPSGGGGSSQGATSQTESILRGHENLQGQLSASQEKAVQISSGQYSSQGKTDVRVTNPGSYSTGNYNNGQGSQEQQVVTYTPTPGYNNHPGNRYEHSASSSYQQSTPVYGHSTTAYVQPTPVYGQSTGAVYSHNSLPVYHYATSEYAGQGGSSYSHGAAPTYSHPSSNRYSQAGSSAGGPGLLGVSYSPAVSVSHMSYTSPVGISYAW, from the coding sequence ttCGTGGTCCTGGCCTGTGCCCTTGCTGTCGTTAATTGTTCGTATATTCATAACCCAATGGGGCATGGTTACGGTGCATCAACGACGCAATACGGCACGCAGGAAGTGCATTACCCTTCCGGCGGAGGAGGAAGTTCGCAGGGGGCGACATCCCAGACGGAAAGTATCCTGAGGGGTCATGAGAACCTGCAGGGTCAGCTCAGCGCAAGCCAGGAGAAGGCGGTGCAGATAAGTTCCGGCCAGTACTCGAGTCAAGGAAAGACCGATGTCCGTGTAACAAATCCTGGATCATATTCGACGGGCAACTACAACAACGGCCAAGGCTCCCAAGAGCAACAGGTCGTAACGTACACACCAACGCCTGGCTACAACAACCACCCTGGAAACAGATACGAACACTCGGCATCCTCGTCCTACCAACAATCGACGCCTGTTTACGGACATTCCACCACCGCTTATGTTCAGCCTACTCCCGTTTACGGCCAGTCAACGGGAGCCGTTTACAGCCATAATTCTCTACCTGTTTATCATTACGCTACGTCAGAATATGCAGGACAAGGAGGTTCCAGCTATTCGCACGGAGCAGCACCCACCTACTCTCACCCTTCGTCGAACCGTTATTCGCAGGCCGGATCGTCTGCGGGTGGTCCAGGTCTTCTTGGAGTATCATATTCCCCAGCGGTCTCCGTTTCGCATATGAGCTACACCAGCCCAGTTGGTATTTCTTATGCCTGGTAG